A genomic region of Sander vitreus isolate 19-12246 chromosome 11, sanVit1, whole genome shotgun sequence contains the following coding sequences:
- the grb14 gene encoding growth factor receptor-bound protein 14 isoform X3 has protein sequence MNFHARRVTLPAITPLCLQKRVIKVYNEDNTSRAVEVPSDITARDICQLFVLKNHCIDDHSWTLFEHISHLGIERTIEDHESVMEVLSSWGMDTDCRLYFRKNYAKYEFFRKPLDFFPDHMVSISSEANGMVDHSQLIQTFLNSSTCPEIHGHLYAKEQSRKSWKKFYFVLRRSGLYFSNKGTSKEPRHLQFIADFSDSDVYTVLSAKKLHGAPTDYGFCLKPTKCTSARDLKLLCADDEQTRTCWITAMRLLKYGMELYQNFIQPHQKQKASPMRSISENSLVAMDFSGQKSRVIENPSEALSVAVEEGLSWRRKSCHRLSGHGSPSTSQSSVSNIALHMTQSWFHGKLSRDEAQRLITQQGHVDGVFLLRDSQSNPKTFVLSLCHMQKIKHFQILPVDDEGELFYSLDDGHTRFTDLIQLVEFYQLNRGVLPCKLKHHCAQITL, from the exons ATGAATTTCCATGCAAGAAGAGTCACCTTGCCTGCCATCACACCACTTTGTCTGCAGAAGCGG GTAATCAAAGTTTATAATGAAGATAACACCAGCAGGGCAGTAGAGGTTCCCAGTGACATCACTGCCCGGGACATATGCCAGCTGTTTGTCTTGAAGAACCACTGCATTGATGACCACAGCTGGACTCTTTTTGAACACATCTCTCATCTGGGAATag AGAGAACCATTGAAGACCATGAGTCTGTTATGGAGGTACTATCAAGCTGGGGAATGGACACAGACTGCCGGCTGTATTTTAGGAAGAATTATGCCAAATATGAATTCTTCAGGAAACCCCTG GACTTTTTCCCGGATCACATGGTCTCTATATCAAGTGAAGCCAATGGGATGGTGGATCACTCTCAGCTTATACAG ACCTTTCTCAACTCCAGCACTTGTCCAGAGATACATGGACACCTCTATGCcaaagagcaaagcaggaagtctTGGAAGAAGTTTTATTTTGTCCTGCGGAGGTCAGGGCTTTATTTCTCCAATAAGGGAACTTCCAAG GAACCAAGGCATCTCCAGTTCATTGCCGACTTCAGTGACAGTGATGTCTACACAGTGTTGTCAGCCAAAAAACTACATGGAGCACCTACAGATTATGGCTTCTGTCTCAAG CCCACAAAGTGTACTTCAGCCCGAGACTTGAAGTTGCTTTGTGCGGATGATGAGCAGACTAGGACCTGCTGGATCACAGCCATGCGCTTGTTAAAG TATGGAATGGAACTGTACCAAAACTTCATTCAGCcacaccagaaacaaaaagcGTCCCCAATG AGAAGCATCTCAGAGAATTCACTGGTGGCCATGGACTTTTCTGGCCAAAAGAGCCGGGTGATTGAGAACCCGTCTGAGGCGCTGTCTGTGGCTGTAGAGGAAGGCCTGTCATGGAGG AGAAAGAGCTGCCATCGTCTGAGCGGCCATGGGAGCCCCTCCACATCACAGAGCTCAGTGTCAAACATAG CCCTCCACATGACTCAGTCCTGGTTCCACGGCAAACTGTCTCGGGATGAGGCTCAGCGTCTAATTACTCAACAGGGTCATGTCGATGG agTATTTCTTCTGAGGGACAGCCAAAGCAACCCTAAGACATTTGTACTGTCGCTGTGTCACATGCAAAAAATCAAACACTTTCAGATCTTACCT GTGGATGATGAAGGGGAGTTATTCTACAGTCTGGATGATGGTCACACACGGTTCACTGACTTGATCCAGTTGGTGGAGTTTTACCAGCTAAACCGAGGGGTGTTGCCCTGCAAGCTCAAACACCACTGTGCCCAGATCACCCTGTGA
- the grb14 gene encoding growth factor receptor-bound protein 14 isoform X2: MFLCFLQKLSFAMLCTQPCIGYRSCPNSELCLSPNRGVIKVYNEDNTSRAVEVPSDITARDICQLFVLKNHCIDDHSWTLFEHISHLGIERTIEDHESVMEVLSSWGMDTDCRLYFRKNYAKYEFFRKPLDFFPDHMVSISSEANGMVDHSQLIQTFLNSSTCPEIHGHLYAKEQSRKSWKKFYFVLRRSGLYFSNKGTSKEPRHLQFIADFSDSDVYTVLSAKKLHGAPTDYGFCLKPTKCTSARDLKLLCADDEQTRTCWITAMRLLKYGMELYQNFIQPHQKQKASPMRSISENSLVAMDFSGQKSRVIENPSEALSVAVEEGLSWRRKSCHRLSGHGSPSTSQSSVSNIALHMTQSWFHGKLSRDEAQRLITQQGHVDGVFLLRDSQSNPKTFVLSLCHMQKIKHFQILPVDDEGELFYSLDDGHTRFTDLIQLVEFYQLNRGVLPCKLKHHCAQITL, from the exons atgtttttatgtttcttaCAAAAGCTCTCTTTTGCAATGCTGTGTACTCAGCCTTGCATAGGCTACAGATCTTGTCCAAACTCAGAACTCTGCTTGTCTCCAAACAGGGGG GTAATCAAAGTTTATAATGAAGATAACACCAGCAGGGCAGTAGAGGTTCCCAGTGACATCACTGCCCGGGACATATGCCAGCTGTTTGTCTTGAAGAACCACTGCATTGATGACCACAGCTGGACTCTTTTTGAACACATCTCTCATCTGGGAATag AGAGAACCATTGAAGACCATGAGTCTGTTATGGAGGTACTATCAAGCTGGGGAATGGACACAGACTGCCGGCTGTATTTTAGGAAGAATTATGCCAAATATGAATTCTTCAGGAAACCCCTG GACTTTTTCCCGGATCACATGGTCTCTATATCAAGTGAAGCCAATGGGATGGTGGATCACTCTCAGCTTATACAG ACCTTTCTCAACTCCAGCACTTGTCCAGAGATACATGGACACCTCTATGCcaaagagcaaagcaggaagtctTGGAAGAAGTTTTATTTTGTCCTGCGGAGGTCAGGGCTTTATTTCTCCAATAAGGGAACTTCCAAG GAACCAAGGCATCTCCAGTTCATTGCCGACTTCAGTGACAGTGATGTCTACACAGTGTTGTCAGCCAAAAAACTACATGGAGCACCTACAGATTATGGCTTCTGTCTCAAG CCCACAAAGTGTACTTCAGCCCGAGACTTGAAGTTGCTTTGTGCGGATGATGAGCAGACTAGGACCTGCTGGATCACAGCCATGCGCTTGTTAAAG TATGGAATGGAACTGTACCAAAACTTCATTCAGCcacaccagaaacaaaaagcGTCCCCAATG AGAAGCATCTCAGAGAATTCACTGGTGGCCATGGACTTTTCTGGCCAAAAGAGCCGGGTGATTGAGAACCCGTCTGAGGCGCTGTCTGTGGCTGTAGAGGAAGGCCTGTCATGGAGG AGAAAGAGCTGCCATCGTCTGAGCGGCCATGGGAGCCCCTCCACATCACAGAGCTCAGTGTCAAACATAG CCCTCCACATGACTCAGTCCTGGTTCCACGGCAAACTGTCTCGGGATGAGGCTCAGCGTCTAATTACTCAACAGGGTCATGTCGATGG agTATTTCTTCTGAGGGACAGCCAAAGCAACCCTAAGACATTTGTACTGTCGCTGTGTCACATGCAAAAAATCAAACACTTTCAGATCTTACCT GTGGATGATGAAGGGGAGTTATTCTACAGTCTGGATGATGGTCACACACGGTTCACTGACTTGATCCAGTTGGTGGAGTTTTACCAGCTAAACCGAGGGGTGTTGCCCTGCAAGCTCAAACACCACTGTGCCCAGATCACCCTGTGA